Genomic segment of Salvia hispanica cultivar TCC Black 2014 chromosome 2, UniMelb_Shisp_WGS_1.0, whole genome shotgun sequence:
TTAAGTATCACATTTCTGCAATACTTTTTTAGGGCGCGGACCATGATTTGACTGCTGAATTTCAACTTGTAGAATGTTTTCTGATTCTTAAACTTTGGTGCTTCTATGTAATGGAGTTAGTAAATGTGGATCAGAAACTACCAACTAATGTATGTTGCATTGTTTTGAACAATTCTATCAAATGATCTAAACTGTTCAATACTATTCAATCAGCCTGTAACAAAATCTGCTGGAAAATATggattattcatttttagagtTCAAATGGAGGAAGTGTTTGCTTGTTTCTGGTCTTTATTATTGTATATCCTGTATTACGATTTCTGGCAATTCTCTCTAGGATTAGTTGTGGTATAGGATGTTGAAAAAATATCTCAGTTTGAGATGTTTCTCAAGAAACAATTGAAGCTGTGATAAATGATAATGGATTTATTATGTATGGGCTTAGGTGTGTGTAGAACATTTACTTCTTATGCTGCACTGCATTTGCATAAAAAGTTGTTTCCCAGTTTGAAACTCATATGCTATAATCTATACATGGAAAAGAAACATATATGCTGAAACCTTGTTTATACTTTATAGTCTCATAGTATTGTTTACACAATCtgttaaattttgtatttataaaagGATGGTATCCATGGGCTGCTGAATGTCCTGATTTGATTCCAACCACATTTTATTCTGCTTGATCAGATTACTTGTTCAAAGGTGCAATATTCTCTTAGCAATGGGACGTTTAAGGTTACAATCTAGCATCAATGCAATTGAAGAGGAACCCGAAGACTGTGAGGCTACCTCTGCTAATAAGGCTGCAATGGGATCTATGATTAATTCAGAGATAGGAGCAGTACTGGCAGTCATGAGAAGGAATGTGAGATGGGGAGGCCGTTATGCATCTGGTGAAGATCAGTTGGAGCACTCTCTCATTCAATCTCTTAAAAACTTGAGAAGACAAGTATTTTCATGGCAACATGACTGGCAATCTGTCAATCCTTCCTTGTATCTCCAGCCATTTCTTGATGTAATTCGGTCGGATGAAACAGGGGCTCCAATTACTGGTGTAGCACTGTCATCTGTGTACAAGATTTTGACTCTTGATGTGCTGGATATGAATACTGTCAGTGTTGATGATGCTATGCATCTGGTAGTTGATGCAGTTACTAGCTGTAGATTTGAGGTAACTGATCCTGCATCTGAAGAAGTTGTATTAACCAAGATACTTCAAGTTCTATTGGCTTGCATGAAAAGTAAAGCATCAGTGATGTTGAGCAATCAGCATGTTTGTACCATTGTGAACACCTGTTTCCGAGTAGTACATCAAGCTGGTACCAAAGGCGAACTTTTACAAAGGATGGCTCGTCACACAATGCATGAAATTGTTAGATGCATTTTTTCGCATCTTCCAGATGTTGACAATACAGAACGGTCACTGATAAAGGGAGGCGGttctataaaaaatgaggtAATAATTTTCGTCTCTCTTTCTTTTGGATTGTAATAACACTGGAGAGGAACTTGgtgattgatttttaatgATCAGGCATGTGGCTAACATTTggacaaaagaaaataagactGATCATGTTGGAGTTAATAGGGACACTGCCACTTGATAAAACTTTAGTTGGATAGGCTGATTATGTTCACTCTTATTTGCAAACTTTAGATTGCGTTTGTGTTGTATCTACTTGTGATGCTTGTAGCTCAATTAGCATTgttgataatttgatatatgtagGACTTCGTGGCGATTGATCACTGATGCTggcttttttatttttcttattacaTGTGGAACCTTACGTGTTATCTTTTGCCACAGGCTGCTGGACTTGATCCTGATTACAGTTTCAGTAGCAACGCAGAAAATGGCAGTGGAAATTCTGAGTATGATGGCCGACTCTCCTCTGGAGTTCTGAGTTCTGCATCTGGCCTTATGAGCAGTGTGGTGGATGAAAGTACTGCCAGGGGTGACAATGGGAAGGATGTAGTTCCATTTGACTCGCATTTAATGACAGAACCATATGGTGTACCCTGCATGGTtgagatttttcattttctctgtTCGTTGCTTAATGTTGTTGAGCATACAGAGACGGGTCTCGGAGCAAATTCGATGTCATTTGATGAAGATGTGCCTCTATTCGCGTTAGGTTTGATTAACTCAGCAATTGAATTAAGCGGCCCTGCTATGCGACAGCATCCCAGATTGTTGAGTTTAATACAGGATGAACTGTTTCGTAACCTTATGCAGTTTGGGTTGTCAATGAGTCCCTTGATTCTTTCTATGGTCTGTAGCATTGTTCTTAATTTATATCAGTGCTTGCGCACTGAGCTGAAACTTCAGCTTGAAGCTTTCTTTGCCTGTGTGATCTTGAGACTGGCACAACCTCAGTATGGAGCTTCATACCAGCAGCAGGAGGTTGTTATGGAGGCACTAGTTGATTTCTGTAGGCAGAAAACCTTTATGGTAGAAATGTATGCAAATTTAGATTGTGATATAACGTGCGGAAACGTCTTTGAAGAACTTGCTAATTTATTGTCAAAGAGTGCGTTTCCAGTAAATTGCCCTCTGTCCAGTATGCACATCCTTGCGTTAGATGGCCTAATAGCAGTGATTCAGGGAATGGCTGAGAGGATTGGCAATGGATCAACTGGTTCTGAATTAAATCCTGTAAATCTTGAGGAGTATATTCCCTTCTGGATGGTGAAATGCGACAATTATAGTGATCCTGATTATTGGGTCCCTTTTGTTCGCCGAAGGAAGTACATAAAAAGAAGATTGATGATTGGAGCTGATCACTTCAATCGAGATCCAAAGAAAGGGCTAGAATTTCTCCAAGGAACACATCTGTTGCCCGAAAAACTTGATTCCCAGAGTGTGGCTTGCTTTTTCCGCTATACAGCTGGACTGGATAAAAATCTCGTTGGAGATTTTCTTGGAAATCATGATGATTTTTGCGTTCAAGTTCTGCATGAATTTGCAGGAACATTTGATTTTCAAGACATGAACCTTGATACTGCATTAAGGCTATTTCTGGAGACTTTTCGGCTGCCTGGTGAATCTCAGAAGATACAAAGGGTGCTTGAGGCATTCTCTGGGCGATACTATGAACAATCACCTTTGATCTTAGCAAATAAGGATGCTGCTCTCTTGCTGTCGTATTCCCTCATCATGCTTAATACTGATCAGCATAACGTACAGGTGAAGAAAAAGATGACAGAAGAAGATTTCATAAAGAATAACCGGCACATCAATGGAGGCAATGACCTACCTCGCGAGTTCCTAACTGAGCTCTATTACTCCATCTGCAAGAATGAGATTCGCACCACACCTGAACAAGGAGCAGGTTTTGCTGAAATGACTCCTAGCAGATGGATTGATTTGATGCACAAGTCCAAAAAAACATCTCCATACATAGTTGCAGATTCCAGAACCTACCTTGACCATGACATGTTTGCTATCATGTCTGGTCCAACAATTGCTGCTATCTCTGTGGTATTTG
This window contains:
- the LOC125205905 gene encoding ARF guanine-nucleotide exchange factor GNOM-like, with the translated sequence MGRLRLQSSINAIEEEPEDCEATSANKAAMGSMINSEIGAVLAVMRRNVRWGGRYASGEDQLEHSLIQSLKNLRRQVFSWQHDWQSVNPSLYLQPFLDVIRSDETGAPITGVALSSVYKILTLDVLDMNTVSVDDAMHLVVDAVTSCRFEVTDPASEEVVLTKILQVLLACMKSKASVMLSNQHVCTIVNTCFRVVHQAGTKGELLQRMARHTMHEIVRCIFSHLPDVDNTERSLIKGGGSIKNEAAGLDPDYSFSSNAENGSGNSEYDGRLSSGVLSSASGLMSSVVDESTARGDNGKDVVPFDSHLMTEPYGVPCMVEIFHFLCSLLNVVEHTETGLGANSMSFDEDVPLFALGLINSAIELSGPAMRQHPRLLSLIQDELFRNLMQFGLSMSPLILSMVCSIVLNLYQCLRTELKLQLEAFFACVILRLAQPQYGASYQQQEVVMEALVDFCRQKTFMVEMYANLDCDITCGNVFEELANLLSKSAFPVNCPLSSMHILALDGLIAVIQGMAERIGNGSTGSELNPVNLEEYIPFWMVKCDNYSDPDYWVPFVRRRKYIKRRLMIGADHFNRDPKKGLEFLQGTHLLPEKLDSQSVACFFRYTAGLDKNLVGDFLGNHDDFCVQVLHEFAGTFDFQDMNLDTALRLFLETFRLPGESQKIQRVLEAFSGRYYEQSPLILANKDAALLLSYSLIMLNTDQHNVQVKKKMTEEDFIKNNRHINGGNDLPREFLTELYYSICKNEIRTTPEQGAGFAEMTPSRWIDLMHKSKKTSPYIVADSRTYLDHDMFAIMSGPTIAAISVVFDHAEYEDVYQTCIDGFLAVAKISACHHLEDVLDDLVVCLCKFTTLLNPSSVEEPVLAFGDDAKARMATVTVFTIANRYGDFVRTGWRNILDCILRLHKLGLLPARVASDAADDSEMSSDPGHGKPLTNSLSSAHMQTIGTPRRSSGLMGRFSQLLSLDTEEPRSQPTEQQLAAHQRTLQTIQKCHIDSIFTESKFLQADSLLQLARALIWAAGRPQKGNASPEDEDTAVFCLELLIAITLNNRDRIGLLWPGVYDHIAGIVQSTVVACALVEKAVFGLLRICQRLLPYKENLADELLRSLQLVLKLDARVADQYCEQITQEVSRLVKANATHIRSPMGWRTIASLLSITARHPDASESGFEALSFIMAEGAHLAPANFVLCVDAARQFAESRTGQTDRSVHAVDLMAGSVSCLVRWAQDAREAMSEAEAAKLCQDIGEMWLRLVQGLRKVCLDQREEVRNHALLSLQTCLTGVDEICLPIGFWPQCFEMVIFTMLDDLAEIAQGNPQTQKEYRNIEGTLVLSLKLLTKVFLHLLQELSQLSSFCKLWRNVIGRMEKYMKLKVKKGEKLQELVPELLKNTLLVMKTKGVLVPTSTLGGDNVWEQTWLHVNKLFPSLQSEVFLNQDSELLQSNEGDTTAGETGDA